In the genome of Acidovorax sp. 69, the window GCACCATGTCAATCAACTTGATGCCAATGAACGGCACCACCATGCCCCCCAGCCCGTAAATGGCTAGGTTGCGGCGCAGCAGCGCGGCGGCGCCCACGGCGCGGTAGGCCACGCCCTTCAAGGCCAGCGGGATCAAAAAGATGATGATCAGCGCGTTGAACACCACGGCCGACAGGATGGCCGACGAGGGGCTGGCCAGGTGCATGAAGTTCAGCGCCGACAGCTGCGGGTAGGTGGTGACAAACGCCGCAGGGATGATGGCGAAGTACTTGGCGATGTCGTTGGCAATGCTGAAGGTGGTGAGCGAGCCACGTGTCATCAGCATCTGCTTGCCGGTCTCCACGATCTCGATGAGCTTGGTGGGGTTGCTGTCCAGGTCCACCATGTTGCCCGCCTCCTTGGCGGCCTGGGTGCCGGTGTTCATGGCCACGGCCACGTCGGCCTGGGCGAGGGCGGGCGCGTCGTTGGTGCCATCGCCCGTCATCGCCACCAACTGCCCGGCGGCCTGGTAGCCGCGGATCAGCTGCAGCTTGGCCTCGGGTGTGGCCTCGGCCAGGAAGTCGTCCACACCCGCTTCGGCGGCAATGGCGGCGGCCGTCAGGCGGTTGTCGCCCGTCACCATCACGGTCTTGATGCCCATGCGGCGCAGCTCGGCAAAACGCTCCTTGATGCCGCCCTTGACCACGTCTTTGAGCTCCACCACGCCTAGCACATGGGCACCATCGGCCACCACCAGCGGGGTGCTGCCACGGCGCGATACATCGTCCACCGCCGTCTGCACGGCGGTAGGAAAGCGCCCGCCCAGTGCCTCCACATGTTTGCGGATGGCATCGGCCGCACCCTTGCGCAGCAGGCGTGGGCCGGGCAGGTCCACCCCGCTCATGCGGGTTTGGGCAGTGAACGGCACAAACACGGCTTGCAGGCTGGAGAGGTCGCGTTCGCGCAGGTTGAACTTGTGCTTGGCCAGCACCACGATGCTGCGGCCTTCGGGGGTTTCGTCGGCCAGCGATGCGAGCTGGGCGGCATCGGCCAATGCGGCATCGGTCACCCCGGGCGCAGACACGAACTGGCTGGCCTGGCGGTTACCCAGGGTGATGGTGCCGGTTTTGTCCAGCAGCAGCACATCCACGTCGCCCGCAGCCTCCACCGCGCGGCCCGAGGTGGCAATCACATTGGCCTGCATCATGCGGCTCATGCCTGCCACGCCGATGGCGCTGAGCAGGCCCGCAATGGTGGTGGGGATCAGGCACACCAGCAGGGCCACCAGCACCACCAGGCTCACGGGCTCGCCCGCGCCGCTGGCCTGCACGCTGAACAGCGAGAACGGCATCAGGGTGACCACCACGCCCAGGAACACGATGGTCAGCGCCACCAGCAGGATGGTCAGCGCGATCTCGTTGGGTGTCTTGTGGCGCTTGGCGTTTTCCACCATGGCGATCATGCGGTCCACAAAGGTCTCGCCGGGGTTCACCGCCACGCGCACCACCATCCAGTCGGACAGCACGCGGGTGCCGCCCGTCACGGCCGAGAAGTCGCCGCCCGATTCGCGGATCACCGGGGCCGATTCGCCGGTGATGGCGCTTTCGTCCACCGAGGCCACGCCATCGATC includes:
- the kdpB gene encoding potassium-transporting ATPase subunit KdpB, whose amino-acid sequence is MTRKTLTLFDPALVRPALLETFKKLDPRVQWRNPVMFVVYVGSAFTTALAASKPEGFTAAVALWLWFTVLFANFAEAMAEGRSKAQAASLRSLKKQTWAKKLDGQFDRTTPRTAMTWLPLEADQLRKSDVVLVEAGDTIPADGEVIDGVASVDESAITGESAPVIRESGGDFSAVTGGTRVLSDWMVVRVAVNPGETFVDRMIAMVENAKRHKTPNEIALTILLVALTIVFLGVVVTLMPFSLFSVQASGAGEPVSLVVLVALLVCLIPTTIAGLLSAIGVAGMSRMMQANVIATSGRAVEAAGDVDVLLLDKTGTITLGNRQASQFVSAPGVTDAALADAAQLASLADETPEGRSIVVLAKHKFNLRERDLSSLQAVFVPFTAQTRMSGVDLPGPRLLRKGAADAIRKHVEALGGRFPTAVQTAVDDVSRRGSTPLVVADGAHVLGVVELKDVVKGGIKERFAELRRMGIKTVMVTGDNRLTAAAIAAEAGVDDFLAEATPEAKLQLIRGYQAAGQLVAMTGDGTNDAPALAQADVAVAMNTGTQAAKEAGNMVDLDSNPTKLIEIVETGKQMLMTRGSLTTFSIANDIAKYFAIIPAAFVTTYPQLSALNFMHLASPSSAILSAVVFNALIIIFLIPLALKGVAYRAVGAAALLRRNLAIYGLGGMVVPFIGIKLIDMVLAAVGLS